TTCCCTAATTCATAGGCATAATCCCCTACAGAAACACAATGATAATAAGTCTCTAAACAATCATGATACACAAGAAATTTTTTTATTGACTCTTTTTCAACCATTTTTATCCTATGCTCCCCTCTCATCCACTTTATCCTATCACGAAATGCCCAAAATAATCTACAGCATACATAACGCATACCTCCGACAAACTCTTCCCTTTGATTCTTTCTACTATTAGTTAGTATAATGAGTATGATTTTTTAGAATGGACTAGAGAGTAACAGACTGGAGATTATCTAATGACAACTAATTTTTGGGCAGAATTACCGAAGCCTTTTCTATTTTAGCACCAATGGAAGATGTGACAGATGTAGTCTTTCGCCATGTTGTGAAAGAAGCTGACGCGTCAGATGTTTTTTTCACGGAATTTACCAATTCAGATAGCTATTGTCATCCCGATCGAAAAGAAAACGTGCAAGGTCGGTTCGTTTTTACTGAAGATGAGCAGCCGAATTAATCGATGCAGCAAAAGCTGGCGGCTTACCAGTTAGCGTGAAAACGCGTATTGGGTATGCAGAAATGGAAGACTGGATTACTCATCTATTGAAACAAGATATTGCCAATTTATCGATTCATTTACGGACACGAATGAGATGAGTAAAGTAGATGCTCATTGGGATTTAATTCCTCAAATTGTGGAAATCCGCGACCGAATAGCCCCCTAAACACTTATTACAATTAGCTGAACAATATGATGTGAATGGCATTATGATTGGTCGAGGTATTTTTAAAAACCCTTATGCATTTGAAAAAGAGCCAAAAGAGCATTCGCCTCCAAAGTTACTTGGCTTATTGGAGATGCAGCTTGATTTACAAGATCATTATGCTAAAATCGTTCCGCGCTCAATTGTTGGTTTACATCGTTTCTTTAAGATTTATGTGAAGGGATTCCCCGGTGCTAGTGATTTACGGGTGAAATTAATGAGGACGAAATCGACGGATGAGGTTCGTGAGATTCTGAGAGAATTTTATAAAGAAAGAGCCAGTGAGTCTTCAACAGATTGAGTTTATTAAATAGTTTTTTAGGCGCTCTCTAGAAATAGGGGCGCTTTTTAGTATGCATTTTTCATGGTTTTCGATACGGAGCACATAAAAAAGTACCCACTTTTTGCAGGTACTTCATACAGGTATTACAGTATTTCTTTATGGGTACATAGTAATTTGTCACTTTTGGCTTACTCTATTTTATAATACACATAGTCTGCACGAACAGCCGTACCAGTGTTTTGAGTACCTACAGCGACAATTTTATCTTTGCTGATATCACCTTCGAGTAAGTCTCCCATTATCCCTTTTGGTAAAAACGATACATAAATTGCTGCACTAGGTAGATTACTTTTTAGGGCAATGAAACCTTGGTTTTCTTCAAGCGTTAATTGCTGTTCATAAGATTTAACTTTGTTATTTTCTCCCATATATGATACTAACTCAGGTGTCCCATCTGGTGAATTTAATGTGGGTATGTCTACGCTTAGTCCCATTATTTCCGCTGGTTGTTTCTGATTAGAAATGTCGGTAAATTTTATTGTATTGTTTTCCACAAATATCGTTTGACCTAAGCCATTTCCCCAAGCGCCATTGAGACTTGAATAATCTCCTTGTTGAATTTGTGATAGATTCATTTCTACAGGTGCTACTTCTGCTGTTGGCTCTTCTTTTACTTCTTCCTCTGATTTATCCGTTTCTTTTGTATTTTGAACGGTGCTTGATTGTTCAGTTGTTGATGCTTTGGTTTCTTTAGAGCTAGAAGTTACTTTAGTATTAGATAAAGAGCGATCCGTATTAGTGGTTGATTTAGCTGGTTTGTTACATCCGATTAATGCACCTGAAAGTACCATACACAAACTTAACAAAAGAGTTCTTTTCACTTTTTTCATAATTAATCCCCCATGTATTTCATAAGTCCTCGAACTATCCTTATAATTTCCATAGTAATATATATTACAAGTTGCGTCTACCTCTAAGAGATGTTTTGAATCTTACAGATGTAATATTTTTGAGAATTGGCTTTTAATAGATATTAATATGGTTCCAGGTTATTGGAAATAACAATTGTTTATTCTTATTTAATTGAAAATTAATTACTGTTAACAGAGTTTTTAGTGTTGGAATTATTCATTATTATTTAGAACAAAAAAAGACACTTTCCAAAACTGGAAAGTGCTTTGAAACATTGTAATTGAATGGTATCTTCCAATAATTAACGTTTTGAGAACTGTGAAGCTTTACGAGCTTTCTTAAGACCTGGTTGTGTGACAGAGATTTTGAAAGAGTTGAAAAACCCTTTATTAGCAACGAATTGAACAATATTCCAATAGTTACGGTTTTATTGAATTTCATCATATTTTAATATCTTCGTACCTCAAGACGTACCCAAAAATACACGTGAATCAGAACAAGACTATGCATGTTAAAATAACAATATATTAGCTTACATATTGGTTGGAAAATACATTGAAGAACAATACTGTTATACAATTTTTTGACATTTTAAATATTTCTTTACTTATAGATGAAGAAACATTGATCTAAAGTAACTTGCTTCTAATTTCCACTATTTTTATCATATTCTATAAATCATTTTTACAATAAACTATAGTTAAAAACTACTTTATTTAGATAAAATATTTAATAGGTATTATCATTTTTAAAAACATAGTATTGATTGGGATCAGTACGAGATGAGGCTATTTTTTCTATTGTCTCCTTAGCTTCTAAACTTTCTAAAATTTTTCTAGCAGTATTTGTACTATTTTTCATGTCCTTAGCCAGTTGAGCTGTTTTTATTTTTCCTTTATTATAAATAATAGATAAAGCTCGTTGTTCTCCTAAAGTTAATTCAGACCACTCAATTGATAACTTATCTTCAA
The DNA window shown above is from Enterococcus sp. 4G2_DIV0659 and carries:
- a CDS encoding DUF6287 domain-containing protein translates to MKKVKRTLLLSLCMVLSGALIGCNKPAKSTTNTDRSLSNTKVTSSSKETKASTTEQSSTVQNTKETDKSEEEVKEEPTAEVAPVEMNLSQIQQGDYSSLNGAWGNGLGQTIFVENNTIKFTDISNQKQPAEIMGLSVDIPTLNSPDGTPELVSYMGENNKVKSYEQQLTLEENQGFIALKSNLPSAAIYVSFLPKGIMGDLLEGDISKDKIVAVGTQNTGTAVRADYVYYKIE